The Paraburkholderia megapolitana genomic sequence GTCGCCCATCTGCCGATGCGCTGGCGCTGGACCCTCGGCGGCCTGCTCACCGACGAGGTCTTCGCCGTCGCCTGGGCGCACTACCGGCTACATCCGCCGGGGACGGTCGGCCCGTACTATTTTCTGGGCTCGGGCCTGTCGATGTATATCAACTGGCAGATCTGGACGCTCGCCGGCCTGCTGTTCGGCGCGGCGTTTCCGGGCTTGCAGTCGCTCGGCCTCGATTTCGCGATGGTCGCAACCTTCATCGCGATCGTCGTGCCGCAACTCGTCGCGATTCGTTATGTCGCCGCCGCGGCAACGTCGGGTGCGCTCGCGTTCTTCTGGCAGGGTTGGCCGTACAAGCTCGGCTTGCTCGGCGCGGTATTCGCCGGCGTCGTGGTCGGCGTGCTGCTGTCGCGTCGCAGCGCATTGGGTCAGCAAACTACGGAGGTCAGCCAATGAACTACGTGATCCTGATTCTGGGCATGGCGCTGATCACCTGGATCATCCGCGCGACGGTCTTCCTGCTCGGCGACCGGCTCGTTTTCCCGCCGCTCGTGCGCACGGCGCTGGGCTTCGTGCCGGTCACCGTGCTGACCGCGATCATCGTGCCGATGGCCGTCTCGCCGCACGGCACCGAGGCCGAATTGACCTGGCGCAATCCACAGCTGGTTGGTGCGCTCGCGGCGATCGTCGTCAGTGCGCTCACGCGCCGCCCGCTGCTGACTATCGCAGTCGGCCTCGCTGTGTTCTTCCTGTGGCAAGGCGTAGTACTTCGATAACCGGGCGGGCGCGCTCAGATACTTTCAGGCACACCCATCCCGCTCAAGTTTTCCGCCATCCCGCCGATATACCGTCGTAGTCCGCACACCGGACTCGCGTTCCCGCGCTCGTCTTCGCGACCCGCGCGGGAAGCAGAATGTCACCGCACCGGCATCGCTGCGCTTCGCTCCCGAGGAAAGGGCGGACCACAGCTTCCCAGCGGTGTCGCGCGCGGACGACCACACGGGATAAGACATGGGTCAGATCATCCTTACACTCAAGGACGAAACCATCGCGTCGCTGCGCAAGGATTTCGAAGCGTTTCTGCGCGTGTCGCTGAAGCTCGATCCACAGTTCGCAACGCCGCCGTTTGAGGATTTTTTGCGGGCGAAGCTGCTCGACAACATGGTGCCGCTGACCGAAAACGCGGTGCAGCGCATGCTCGCGGGCGGTCAGTACGCATGGGCCAAGCGCACGCTCGGCAAGGAGTTTCCGGACGTCGTCGCGATCCTGATGCGACAGGCAACCGAATTCGGTTTCGGCTTTGCCGTGCGCACCGAATGGACCCCCGAAGAACTCGCGAAGCAGGCCCGCAGCTGGGCGGCAGCGATCGTCGAGGAAGCGCAGGGCGACGCGTTGATGGTCGATCCACTCGCCACGCAGATCAAATCGGCGGCACAGGATATTCAAACGCTCGAGGAAACCATGCAGACGCCTGCATGGCGGCTTGCTGAATCGCTGCGGCAGCGGGTGTACGAGGCGAAGGTCGCGTGTGAAGCAAGCGTAGGCAGCGCGGCGCGCGAAAAGCTCGGCGAATTGCGCGGACTGCTGCGCCTTGGCATCGCGCACGGCTCGTTCCAGAAGCAGGAAGCGCAGCAGATCATGGAGTATCTGCGGTTGCTCAAGCCGGAAATTTTCGTCGAGGAACCCTACGATATATTCGCGCGTCTCGCCGCCTGGCTGCGCAACTTCTTTACGTCGCCGCCTACACGCACGCAGCGGCCGTCACGCTGAACACGCCCGAGCGCACCGCCTCACTCCCACATCTTGCGGAGCTTCGCCGCGATCTGTAGCTTCGCCTGCGCCGCGGCCGCGAGCCCGGCCGCAGTCGGTGCCGCGGGCGGCGCGACGTGCGGCCATGCATAGGCATCGAAGTGCGACATCAGATGCGCGGGAATGAAGCGCGTTCGCGACGCCCAGACGTGCCGGTCGCCGAGATGCGTCTGGTTGTGCACATAAAAGCGTTGCGGCACGACGATATGCAGGTCTTCCTTGGCGCGCGTCATCGCCACGTAGAGCAGGCGCCGCTCCTCGTCGATTTCTTCTTCGCTGCCGGTGCCGAGATCCGACGGAATGCAGCCGTCCACGCCGTTCAGCACGAACACGTTGCGCCATTCCTGACCCTTCGCCGAATGGATCGTCGAGAGGATCAGATAGTCCTCGTCGAGTAGCGGCACACCGGATTCATCGCTCGTGGCATCGGGTGGATCGAGCGTCAGCTCGGTCAGGAAACGCTCGCGCGATGGATATGTGCCCGCGATGCTTTCCATTTGCAGCACGTCCGCATGGCGGATCGCCGCGTCCTCGTGATTGCGTTCGAGATGCGGCTCGTACCAGCGCCGGATCAGTTCGAACTCGGCCGGCCAGGGCGACTCGCGCCCGCATACCGTCGACATCAGCGCGGCAAACGGCTGCCAGTCTTCGACTGCGCGCGCGGGCGGTGCGAAGGCAGCGAGCGCCTCGGCAGCGCGCCCGCTCGCTTCAGTGGCAACATGAGCAGCCACCTGATCCAGCACGCGCCCAGCAGTAGCCGGCCCGACCCCGGGCAGCAGTTGCATCACGCGAAACCCGGCAACACGGTCGCGCGGATTCTCCGCCCAGCGCAGCACGGCCAGCATGTCCTTCACGTGCACCGCATCGAGAAACTTCAGCCCGCCGAATTTCACGAACGGGATGTTGCGTCTCATCAGTTCGATTTCGAGCGCGGCGCTGTGATGGGCCGCGCGAAACAGCACGGCCTGGGCCTTCAGCGTCATGCCGCCTTCGCGCGCTTCGAGCACCTGCTCGACCACATAGCGGGCCTGTGCCGCTTCGTCCTCGACAGTGACGAGACGGGGGCGCTGCGCGGACGCCTTGTCGGTCCACAGGTTCTTCGTGAAGCGCTCGGCCGCGAGATCGATGACCGCGTTCGATGCGGCGAGGATCGGTTGCGTCGAGCGATAGTTGCGCTCGAGCGTTACCTGCTTCGCGGGCGGATCGAAATGCGCGGGGAAATCGAGGATGTTGCGTATGGTTGCGCCGCGAAACGAATAGATGGACTGCGCATCGTCGCCGACTACGGTCAGGCCACGCCCGTCGGGTTTCAGCGCGAGCAGGATCGACGCCTGCAGACGGTTGGTGTCCTGGTATTCGTCGACGAGCACGTGATCGAAGCGACTCGACAGATCGGCGGCGATGGATGGTTCGGCCGCGACGTAGGACCAGTACAGCAGCAGGTCGTCGTAGTCGAGCACGCTTTGCTTCTGCTTCGCGTCGACGTAGGCGGCGAACAGCATGCGCAGGTCCGCTTCCCACTCGCAGCACCACGGAAACGCCTGAGCCAGCACGGTCGCGAGCGTGGCACTGGTATTCACGACGCGTGAGTAGATCGCGAAGCAGGTGCTCTTGGATGGAAAGCGCCGCTCCTTCGCGGACAGGCCGAGTTCGTGACGCACGAGATTCATCAGATCGGCGGAATCTTCGCGATCGTTGATCGTGAACGCCGGCGACAGGTCGATCCGCTCGGCGTATTCGCGCAGCAGCCGCGCGCCGACACTATGGAACGTGCCGGACCACGTCAGGCCCTGCGCGGCCACCGCACGCGTGCCGAGCGCAGCACCCGCGATGCGTGTCACGCGCCGGGTCATTTCCTGCGCGGCACGGCGCGAAAAAGTCAGCAGCAGAATGCGCCGCGGGTCGGCGCCCTTCACGATCAGCTGCGCGACGCGGTGCGCGAGCGTATTGGTCTTGCCGGACCCCGCGCCGGCGATTACCAGCAGCGCGCCCGGCGGCTGGGTCGCATCGGCGGTGCCGTACTCGACGGCTTCGCGCTGCGCGTCGTTGAGCTTCGCGAGCCAGGCGGCGGTGTCGGGTAGCGGGGAATCGGCGACGGAGAGCACGGTAGGCAGTGGCGAGAGTGGTGAGCGACGGATACTGTATATCCATACAACCTTCGGCGGCAAGCGCCCTATTTCCTGAGCCGTCGCCGGCCGCTTGCCCGACGACGCAACCATGCGCGATGCCAGGCCATCCAGCCCGCGAACACGGGCGCAAAAAAGCGGCCCGGACACTGACGTGCTCCGGGCCGCTCGTGGCACATGCGTGACGCGAAGGAGAAAGCTCAGACTTCAAGCAGCCTCTCCCCGCACCTCACTATTCCTTCTTCGCGTCCTTCTCTTTCGCGTCGGCGGTCGCCTTGTCTGCGTCGGCTTGCGCGTCGGCCTGCTGTTTGTCGGCCTTGGCCTGCGCGACCGAGGTTTTATGGTCCGCCTTCGCCTGGGCCTTCGCCGCCTTTTTATCGGCGTGCGTCGTGGGCTCCGACACCGGGTCGTGCGACTGCGCGACGGCCACCGCCGACAGGCAACCTGCGACCAGCGCCACACCGAGCGTACTAATCAGCTTGTTCATGAATGGGTTCCTCCTTTGCATGACGGTGAGCATCGCGCGGCTTAGTGTTGCCCGCTATCCGGGCCCGGCGTCGCCGCTTGAGCCGGCGCGCCCTTCATGTCGGCCTTCATCTCGTTGTTCGCGGCCTGCTTGTCGGCCTTGCGATTCACCTTCGCGTCATGCACCTGCTGCTTGTACTCCGTCTTCGATGCCTTCTTCGAAGCGCTGTAGTTGGCATTCGCCTGCGCGTCGGCGTTACGCTTTTGCACCAGCGGGTCGGTCGGGCTGGAAGCGGTCAGACGCTGCGGTGCCGGCGTGACGGGCTGCTCGATACCGGCGGCGGCCGGTGCGGCGGGTGCCATTTCATTGCCCTGCGCACCACCCTGCATGGCCGGTGCCTGCATCTGTGCCTGACCCGCGACATCAGGGGCCGGCGGCGCGGCGGTCTGCGCCAGTGCGGCGCCGGTAGCGAGCGTGCTCAACGCGGCGGTCAGGGCGGTACCGATCAGTAGCGAACGAATCTGAGTCATGGCTATCCTCTCCAAGGTTGTCGCGATCGGGCGTTGTAGCCACTGGCCCTCGGCGCCAGCGACGCCCGATCGTTTCTGTGAACTGCCGCAAAAGCGCAGCAGTTATTCCCACAGACGGACCGTATCGAGTGAAGTTCGTGAGAAACAGTCGATGTTACGGAACGTTTCATTTCCTGACATCTGCATAACATCTGCTTGCATTTGCCGGCCCGAGCCCACGAAACCACCCGGGACAAGCATCCGTCCAGCGTCTGGCTTATGATGCGAACCCGTTCCGCTTTCCAGTCGCACACGCCATGCCCAACCTCGATTTCACGCTGACCGGCGACTACGTCGAGTTGCACAATCTCCTGAAGATCACAGGCCTCGCGGACAGCGGCGGCTCCGCCAAGGTGCGCGTCGCCGCCGGCGAAGTGCTGGTCGACGGCCAGGTCGAACTGCGCAAAACGTGCAAAATCCGCGCAGGCCAGGTCGTGCTGCTAGGCGACACGCGCATCGCGGTACACGAGGCGTAGCGGGCGCAAACTTCGCCAGCGAGCAGCGCCCCTTCAGCCTCCCCGTCAAACCCGCACCAAAATTGTGCCTGTTGATCGACAACAGAGCGCGCAGGCAATAAGCTGTCAGCTTGTCAGCTTCAGCGGAAAACACTGATCAATCACGACACCGGCGTCGCCCGTGTCGTCCGCTTCTATTTGCAGGCCAACCATGACCCACACCGGCCAACCCCAACCGGGCCGTTCCGCCTTTTCGCGCGCCGTCTCGGCGCCCCCGTCGCTGTCGCGCCATGCCGCCGACACCGCTCGTCTCGCCGCACCGCTTGCCATTGCGCAGCTCTCGCAGATGGCGATGAGCGTGACCGATACCGTGCTGCTCGGCTCGCTCGGCGCCGATGCGCTCGCAGCCGGCGGCCTCGGCGCGAATCTGTTCTTCACCGTGGTCACGCTGCTGCAGGGCGTGCTGACCTCGGTCAGTGTCAGCGTCTCGCATGCGCGCGGCGCCCAGGCCGAGGACCGCGTACCGCACATCTACTGGACCGGCTTCCTGTTATCCGTGCTGCTGTCGATCCCCGCGTTCGTGCTGCTGTCGTTCGCGACGCCGATCCTGCTCGCATTCGGCGAACCGGCCTTGCTCGCGCACAACATCGGCGAATACACGGGCGTGCTGCGCTGGGCGACGCTCGGCAGCCTGATCGGGATCGGCTTGATGCGCTCGTTCCTGCCCGCCATCGGCGCAGCCAAGCGCCTGCTGTGGGTGTCGCTGGGTGGGGTGTTCGTCAACGGCTTTCTGAACTACGGGCTGATTCACGGTGCGTGGGGATTGCCGCGTCTGGGCTTTCTCGGGTCCGCGACTGCGACCACGTTCACGGTCTGGACGTCCGCTCTGATACTGATGGCGCTGCTGCATCTGCGCCCGCGCTTTCGCCACTTCGCAGTCGCGACACGCCCGAGCGTGCCGTTGATGAGCGAGCTGTTCGGCATCGGCTGGCCGGTCGCGATTACATACGGCGTCGAAACGATGCTGTTTCTCACAACCGGCCTGATGATCGGCGTGCTCGGCGAATCGTCGCTGGCTGCGCACCAGATCGCATTGAACGTCGCGTCGGTCGCCTTCATGGTGCCGCTGTCGATCGGTCAGGCAGCGAACGTGCGCGTCGGCTTCTGGACCGGCGCGCAGCAACCGCTCGCGGCCCGGCACGCGGGCTTCGTCGCGCTGGCGCTCGGGGTCGGCTTCATGACGCTGTCGGGTCTCGTGCTGATCCTGGCGCCGCATGCGATCGTCGGGCTGTACCTGCATCTCGACGATCCGCGCAACGCCGCGACCGTGCAGCTCGCCACCTCGCTGCTCGGCGTTGCGGCGCTGTTCCAGATCGTCGATGGCATGCAGACGGTCGGCTCCGGTTGTCTGCGCGGACTGAAGGACACACGCATCCCGATGATCGCCGCCGCAATCGGCTACTGGGGCATCGGCTTTCCGACCGGCTACACGCTGGCGTTCCACTTCGGCTTCGGCACACGCGGACTGTGGTGGGGACTTGCGGCCGGACTCGCGAGCGTCGCACTGCTGATGACGCTGCGCTTTCACAAGCTGAGCCTGCGCAACGTACGGATGGCTGCCGCGGCAGCGTCGCATCCCGCGTCGTGAGCTAAGCAAAGCACGCGATCTTGGTTGGGGTCGATGAGTGGCCGCGCTACGATGAAGCCGTCTTACTTTGACACTCCTCTGACAGGGTTTTAACCCGCGCACTGCGCGGGTTTCTTTTTTGTGCGCCCGTTCGCCGTGCCGGCCATCTGCCGCGTCGACGGTAAAATGCGCGGCGGGTTGCCTGCGTGCATCCCACTGCGCATCTCACGAGGATGTGCTGACGCGCGTGGCACGTTCACCCTCGCCATACGCCCGCCGCACGATCCGCAATACCGCGATCCCATACACATCGCACGCAACAACCGCGTGCCGCGCACCATCGCTCCCAACATAAAACAGAACCAAGGACCACCTGTCATGCTCGCCCGGGTTACCCGTCTCTTTCCGCTGTGGGCTGTACTCGTTTCGCTCGCCGCCTATTTTTCGCCGGCATCGGTAAGCGGCATCGCGCCGCACGTCACCACGCTGCTCACCATCATCATGCTGGCGATGGGCGTCACGCTATCGGTAGCGGACTTTCAGCGCGTGTTCACGCGGCCTGCGCCGGTCGTTGCCGGCATCGTGCTGCATTACCTCGTGATGCCGCTCGCCGCATGGGCAATCGCGAAAGCGCTGCGGATGCCGCCCGATCTCACGGCCGGCATGGTGCTCGTCGGTAGTGTGGCGAGCGGCACGGCATCGAACGTGATGATCTATCTCGCGCGCGGCGACGTCGCGCTGTCGGTCACGATCAGCGCACTGTCGACGCTCGTCGGCGTGTTCGCAACACCGCTGCTCACGCGCCTCTATGTGGACGCATCGATTGCCGTCGATGTGCGCGGCATGCTGCTCAGCATCCTGCAGATCGTCGCCGTGCCGATCGCTGTCGGTCTCGTGATCAATCATCTGTTCGGCCGCATCGTGCGCA encodes the following:
- a CDS encoding AzlC family ABC transporter permease; this translates as MLVGAAPFGVIFGTLVASGPLHLWHGQLMSLVVFAGSAQFIALGLIAGHAGFAVVWATTLIVNLRHMLYSATLAPHVAHLPMRWRWTLGGLLTDEVFAVAWAHYRLHPPGTVGPYYFLGSGLSMYINWQIWTLAGLLFGAAFPGLQSLGLDFAMVATFIAIVVPQLVAIRYVAAAATSGALAFFWQGWPYKLGLLGAVFAGVVVGVLLSRRSALGQQTTEVSQ
- a CDS encoding AzlD domain-containing protein, translating into MNYVILILGMALITWIIRATVFLLGDRLVFPPLVRTALGFVPVTVLTAIIVPMAVSPHGTEAELTWRNPQLVGALAAIVVSALTRRPLLTIAVGLAVFFLWQGVVLR
- a CDS encoding DUF4088 family protein, giving the protein MGQIILTLKDETIASLRKDFEAFLRVSLKLDPQFATPPFEDFLRAKLLDNMVPLTENAVQRMLAGGQYAWAKRTLGKEFPDVVAILMRQATEFGFGFAVRTEWTPEELAKQARSWAAAIVEEAQGDALMVDPLATQIKSAAQDIQTLEETMQTPAWRLAESLRQRVYEAKVACEASVGSAAREKLGELRGLLRLGIAHGSFQKQEAQQIMEYLRLLKPEIFVEEPYDIFARLAAWLRNFFTSPPTRTQRPSR
- a CDS encoding ATP-dependent helicase, coding for MVASSGKRPATAQEIGRLPPKVVWIYSIRRSPLSPLPTVLSVADSPLPDTAAWLAKLNDAQREAVEYGTADATQPPGALLVIAGAGSGKTNTLAHRVAQLIVKGADPRRILLLTFSRRAAQEMTRRVTRIAGAALGTRAVAAQGLTWSGTFHSVGARLLREYAERIDLSPAFTINDREDSADLMNLVRHELGLSAKERRFPSKSTCFAIYSRVVNTSATLATVLAQAFPWCCEWEADLRMLFAAYVDAKQKQSVLDYDDLLLYWSYVAAEPSIAADLSSRFDHVLVDEYQDTNRLQASILLALKPDGRGLTVVGDDAQSIYSFRGATIRNILDFPAHFDPPAKQVTLERNYRSTQPILAASNAVIDLAAERFTKNLWTDKASAQRPRLVTVEDEAAQARYVVEQVLEAREGGMTLKAQAVLFRAAHHSAALEIELMRRNIPFVKFGGLKFLDAVHVKDMLAVLRWAENPRDRVAGFRVMQLLPGVGPATAGRVLDQVAAHVATEASGRAAEALAAFAPPARAVEDWQPFAALMSTVCGRESPWPAEFELIRRWYEPHLERNHEDAAIRHADVLQMESIAGTYPSRERFLTELTLDPPDATSDESGVPLLDEDYLILSTIHSAKGQEWRNVFVLNGVDGCIPSDLGTGSEEEIDEERRLLYVAMTRAKEDLHIVVPQRFYVHNQTHLGDRHVWASRTRFIPAHLMSHFDAYAWPHVAPPAAPTAAGLAAAAQAKLQIAAKLRKMWE
- a CDS encoding RNA-binding S4 domain-containing protein translates to MPNLDFTLTGDYVELHNLLKITGLADSGGSAKVRVAAGEVLVDGQVELRKTCKIRAGQVVLLGDTRIAVHEA
- a CDS encoding MATE family efflux transporter, with protein sequence MTHTGQPQPGRSAFSRAVSAPPSLSRHAADTARLAAPLAIAQLSQMAMSVTDTVLLGSLGADALAAGGLGANLFFTVVTLLQGVLTSVSVSVSHARGAQAEDRVPHIYWTGFLLSVLLSIPAFVLLSFATPILLAFGEPALLAHNIGEYTGVLRWATLGSLIGIGLMRSFLPAIGAAKRLLWVSLGGVFVNGFLNYGLIHGAWGLPRLGFLGSATATTFTVWTSALILMALLHLRPRFRHFAVATRPSVPLMSELFGIGWPVAITYGVETMLFLTTGLMIGVLGESSLAAHQIALNVASVAFMVPLSIGQAANVRVGFWTGAQQPLAARHAGFVALALGVGFMTLSGLVLILAPHAIVGLYLHLDDPRNAATVQLATSLLGVAALFQIVDGMQTVGSGCLRGLKDTRIPMIAAAIGYWGIGFPTGYTLAFHFGFGTRGLWWGLAAGLASVALLMTLRFHKLSLRNVRMAAAAASHPAS
- the panS gene encoding ketopantoate/pantoate/pantothenate transporter PanS — protein: MLARVTRLFPLWAVLVSLAAYFSPASVSGIAPHVTTLLTIIMLAMGVTLSVADFQRVFTRPAPVVAGIVLHYLVMPLAAWAIAKALRMPPDLTAGMVLVGSVASGTASNVMIYLARGDVALSVTISALSTLVGVFATPLLTRLYVDASIAVDVRGMLLSILQIVAVPIAVGLVINHLFGRIVRKIEPVLPLISMVAILLIIAAVVGGTQKSIASVGLVVMLGVVLHNGIGLLGGYWGGRLLGFDESVCRTLAIEVGMQNSGLAATLGKLYFTPIAALPGALFSVWHNLSGSLLAGYWAGRPARGSTRAARADTPPA